The genome window CCTTTGGTACAGCTTTTTTCACACTGACAGCACCGGTTGGATTAGGAACTGCTGACGGGATGCCGCCCCAGGATGCACAGGAACCAACAGCAATAGTTGCCACAGCATTTTCACATACTTCCCTGGCGATACTGAGAGCGCTTTTTCCACCAATACAACAATAAATTCCATCATCCTTTGCCGGTATTGCTCCCTCCACAATTGCAATATACTGACCCTTTTGATTTTTAACTACATCCATGAGAGATTTTTCTGATGCCTTTCCGGATGGAGCCATTATGGTCTCATGATAATCAAGGCTCAGTATATCAAGCACAATCTCTGGAACAGTTGGCTTTGATGCCCTCAAAAATGATTCGGTATCCCCGGTGCAGCTTTGAAATTCTAACCACACAACAGTAGGTCTCTTCTTCTTCTCAAGTGCCTCAACAATCTTTGGAACAAAGCTCGATGGAAGAGCAAGGGCTGCAGCCATTGTTGTGCAGAATCTTATAAAATCCCTTCGTGAAACACCTCTGTCTCTTAAAAGTTCACCAATAGTACCATCTCTCTTTGATCCCATAAAGACCTCCTTTCTATTAAGAAAAATTCAGTGAGCCCTGAATTGATTTACTTTTACTAAAATTAATATCAAAAAATAAGTCAATTGTCAAGTTTTTAATGATTTATTTTTTTTATAACCCTCCTATCGAAACCAGTTTCGTATATTAAAAACATTAATATTTTTTCTGTTAAAATATTCTATGGAAATAAACCTGAAATATCTTCCATCATTATCACAGAATGAAATCAGGAGTATTGAAGATATTCTTACCGACGAAAGACTTCTCAAGCATTTATGGATAGAACTTCTGTTAAATCCTGATATCGTTAACACAATAAGCTCATATGTTTCCAGACCAGATATTCAAAAAAGCCTTCAGGATGCCTTGAGCTGGTACCTTGCCTTCAGGTGGTTATTGCCGGAAAATAAACCCTTAGAGGAATTATACGAAAAGAGGGAAGTTATGCCTTACAAAATAAAATTAAGAGTTTACAGGGAAAGGAAAAGAGATTTCATAAAAGGTCTTATTTATGCAGGATTATGTTAAACCTTATATCACCCTGATAGAAGATTTTTTAAAGGCCAGAAATAAAAACTTAGACATTCTTTTAATAGGTGGTCTTGCTATGAGTTTTTATGGCAAGCCGAGATATACAATTGATATTGATGGTGAAATAAATTGTGAAGAATATCTCTACGAAGAACTTACAGCATATCTTAAAAATAAAAAAATAAATTTCAATCTTGGTGAAAACATAAGTGGCTGGGGAGTTGTACCCCTTCCTGAAGGTTATAGAGAGAGGGCATTAATTGTTTACAGCAGTGATCGATTGACTCTTAAGGTATTAGATCCCATTGATTTTATATTCAGTAAATTAATGAGGGGAACTGAAGAAGATTTTAAAGATATTATTGATGTTATAAAACAATATAATATTTCTTCTGACAAAATACTTGAAAGAGAAAAGCTCATAAAATATCCAAAAGACCCTGAGACATTCTTTTTTAAAAAAAAATTTCAGCACCTT of Thermodesulfovibrionales bacterium contains these proteins:
- a CDS encoding hydrogenase small subunit, which gives rise to MGSKRDGTIGELLRDRGVSRRDFIRFCTTMAAALALPSSFVPKIVEALEKKKRPTVVWLEFQSCTGDTESFLRASKPTVPEIVLDILSLDYHETIMAPSGKASEKSLMDVVKNQKGQYIAIVEGAIPAKDDGIYCCIGGKSALSIAREVCENAVATIAVGSCASWGGIPSAVPNPTGAVSVKKAVPKAKVVNLPGCPMNVENLTATIVHFLTFGTLPATDSKGRPYFAHGKRIHDNCERRAHFDAGQFVRAWGDEGHRLGWCLYEMGCKGPEAYFNCPTVKWNEGVSWPV
- a CDS encoding DUF6036 family nucleotidyltransferase gives rise to the protein MQDYVKPYITLIEDFLKARNKNLDILLIGGLAMSFYGKPRYTIDIDGEINCEEYLYEELTAYLKNKKINFNLGENISGWGVVPLPEGYRERALIVYSSDRLTLKVLDPIDFIFSKLMRGTEEDFKDIIDVIKQYNISSDKILEREKLIKYPKDPETFFFKKKFQHLLDLLKVSPFTNT